One genomic segment of Sebastes fasciatus isolate fSebFas1 chromosome 17, fSebFas1.pri, whole genome shotgun sequence includes these proteins:
- the trappc3 gene encoding trafficking protein particle complex subunit 3, with protein sequence MSRQSNRTTDSKKMNSELFTLTYGALVTQLCKDYENDEEVNKQLDKMGYNIGVRLIEDFLARSSIGRCQDFRETADVIAKVAFKMYLGITPSVTNWSPAGDEFSLILENNPLVDFVELPDNHSTLVYSNLLCGVLRGALEMVQMAVDVRFAQDTLRGDNVTEIRMKFIKRIEENLPAGDE encoded by the exons ATGTCCAGGCAATCCAACCGAACAACAGACAGCAAGAAGATG AACTCTGAGCTGTTCACTCTGACCTACGGGGCGCTGGTCACCCAGCTCTGTAAAGACTACGAGAATGACGAAGAAGTCAATAAACAACTAGACAAGAT GGGTTATAACATCGGAGTGCGTCTGATCGAGGACTTCCTGGCACGCTCCAGCATCGGCAGGTGTCAGGATTTCCGAGAAACAGCAGATGTCATTGCTAAG GTTGCGTTTAAGATGTACCTGGGAATCACCCCCAGTGTGACCAACTGGAGCCCAGCAGGAGATGAATTCTCCCTCATCCTTGAGAACAACCCGCTGGTGGACTTCGTGGAGCTGCCGGATAACCACAGCACGCTGGTCTACTCCAACCTGCTATGTGGGGTCCTCAGAGGAGCCCTGGAGATG GTCCAGATGGCCGTGGATGTGAGATTTGCTCAGGACACTCTGAGAGGAGACAATGTGACAGAAATCCGCATGAAGTTCATCAAGAGGATCGAAGAGAATCTCCCAGCAGGAGACGAGTGA